Proteins encoded within one genomic window of Epinephelus lanceolatus isolate andai-2023 chromosome 9, ASM4190304v1, whole genome shotgun sequence:
- the dok2 gene encoding docking protein 2 isoform X1 has translation MEEDIRKKGMLYLQQQRFGKKWKRVWCVLYRESSCSISRLEFFECKDGGSVEKNDKSLRKQQEHKKVIRLADCIRVSEVEMDGCPRDTGPFLIETTEKIYVFAADRLQLDDWTHKLCEIAFPMKWTEHGVKRGSLQRGHRVEEEEGMEDNSLYSGRETVVRDFRVCVRRTEASDRCRLKGDGFLRADVDALLLMDKSGDVVYTWPYRYLRRFGRDKSTFSFEAGRRCDSGEGSFEFDTKQGNFLFQAVEAAINLQRISLPQRQTSGGGQLSPETPQDMSLPPLPLNPPLTQSRTPPLPQPRSHVPQPPAAQQAADGVYSMVTETPNHQMIHHKDKESSSSSQQQQRPQMSHLEPPVDKVLTGVKSLTLDTRGVPIPRKNQVKMISSCPLPHAGPEPGPHSAPGPGSKLDQMYSQITLPAAAERGTKREKRSGGTPPVVHPEPEYSLPFDTIAVNTMADILKSHHAHRPESGADPLYDSIDEMKIRNIFTSDATAATGPTYGKIEHIYDEPEGCAVPTATQKPPTSLYDDPEEMRGDAWRIMGTPADPKGHEYPYNPRVDDYAVPKRAKRAIPVAQSTDEEEEEEREEPQGEEEEEEQREEQQDSPYNNVMVKMA, from the exons ATGGAGGAGGACATCAGGAAGAAGGGGATGCTgtacctgcagcagcagaggttTGGAAAG aagtgGAAGCGTGTGTGGTGCGTCCTGTACAGAGAGAGTTCCTGTTCGATTTCCAGACTGGAGTTCTTTGAGTGTAAAGATGGAGGCAGTGTGGAGAAGAACGACAAGAGTCTACGCAAACAGCAGGAGCACAAGAAG GTGATCCGTCTGGCGGACTGTATCCGGGTGTCTGAGGTGGAGATGGACGGATGTCCCAGAGACACGGGACCCTTCCTGATCGAGACCACAGAGAAAATCTACGTGTTTGCCGCAGACCGACTGCAACTGGACGACTGGACACACAAACTGTGTGAGATCGCCTTCCCt atgaagtGGACAGAGCACGGGGTGAAGAGAGGCAGCCTGCAGAGAGGACACagagtggaggaagaggaggggatggAGGACAACTCACTGTACAGCGGCAGAGAGACAg tagtGCGTGACTTCAGAGTGTGTGTTCGGAGGACGGAGGCGTCCGATCGCTGCAGGCTGAAGGGAGATGGGTTCCTGCGAGCAGACGTGGACGCTCTCCTCCTGATGGACAAGAGCGGTGACGTGGTGTACACCTGGCCGTACAGATACCTGCGCCGCTTTGGACGAGAcaag TCCACCTTCTCCTTCGAGGCCGGCCGGCGGTGCGACTCCGGCGAGGGCAGCTTTGAGTTCGACACCAAGCAGGGGAACTTCCTGTTTCAGGCGGTGGAGGCCGCCATCAACCTGCAGAGGATCTCCCTGCCCCAGAGGCAGACGTCCGGGGGGGGCCAGCTGAGTCCAGAGACCCCCCAGGACATGAGCCTGCCCCCCCTGCCCCTCAACCCGCCCCTGACCCAGAGCAGGACGCCACCGCTGCCGCAGCCACGCAGCCATGTCCCACAACCCCCTGCTGCTCAG CAGGCAGCTGACGGCGTGTACAGCATGGTGACTGAAACTCCAAACCACCAGATGATTCatcacaaagacaaagagagctcctcttcctcacagcagcagcagcgcccCCAGATG TCTCATCTGGAGCCTCCGGTCGACAAAGTGCTGACGGGTGTGAAGAGTTTGACCTTGGACACTCGTGGCGTCCCCATCCCGCGTAAGAACCAGGTCAAGATGATCTCCAGCTGCCCTCTGCCTCACGCCGGCCCCGAGCCTGGCCCCCACTCGGCCCCGGGCCCCGGCTCCAAACTGGACCAGATGTACTCCCAGATCACCCTGCCAGCCGCTGCAGAGCGAGGCACcaagagggagaagaggagtgGCGGCACCCCTCCTGTTGTCCACCCGGAGCCGGAGTATTCGCTCCCCTTCGACACCATCGCTGTGAACACCATGGCCGACATCCTGAAGTCCCATCATGCTCACAGACCTGAGTCCGGCGCCGACCCGCTCTACGACAGCATCGATGAGATGAAGATCAGGAACATCTTCACAAGTGATGCCACTGCCGCCACCGGGCCAACATACGGGAAGATTGAGCACATCTACGATGAGCCCGAAGGCTGCGCCGTCCCCACCGCCACACAGAAACCTCCCACCTCGTTGTACGACGACCCcgaggagatgagaggagacGCCTGGAGGATTATGGGTACCCCTGCTGACCCTAAGGGTCATGAGTACCCGTACAACCCGCGGGTGGACGACTACGCCGTTCCCAAACGAGCCAAGAGGGCGATTCCTGTTGCACAAAGCactgatgaagaggaagaagaagagagggaggagccacagggggaggaggaagaggaggagcagagggaggagcagCAGGATTCACCGTACAACAACGTGATGGTGAAGATGGCGTAG
- the dok2 gene encoding docking protein 2 isoform X2 — MEEDIRKKGMLYLQQQRFGKKWKRVWCVLYRESSCSISRLEFFECKDGGSVEKNDKSLRKQQEHKKVIRLADCIRVSEVEMDGCPRDTGPFLIETTEKIYVFAADRLQLDDWTHKLCEIAFPMKWTEHGVKRGSLQRGHRVEEEEGMEDNSLYSGRETVRDFRVCVRRTEASDRCRLKGDGFLRADVDALLLMDKSGDVVYTWPYRYLRRFGRDKSTFSFEAGRRCDSGEGSFEFDTKQGNFLFQAVEAAINLQRISLPQRQTSGGGQLSPETPQDMSLPPLPLNPPLTQSRTPPLPQPRSHVPQPPAAQQAADGVYSMVTETPNHQMIHHKDKESSSSSQQQQRPQMSHLEPPVDKVLTGVKSLTLDTRGVPIPRKNQVKMISSCPLPHAGPEPGPHSAPGPGSKLDQMYSQITLPAAAERGTKREKRSGGTPPVVHPEPEYSLPFDTIAVNTMADILKSHHAHRPESGADPLYDSIDEMKIRNIFTSDATAATGPTYGKIEHIYDEPEGCAVPTATQKPPTSLYDDPEEMRGDAWRIMGTPADPKGHEYPYNPRVDDYAVPKRAKRAIPVAQSTDEEEEEEREEPQGEEEEEEQREEQQDSPYNNVMVKMA; from the exons ATGGAGGAGGACATCAGGAAGAAGGGGATGCTgtacctgcagcagcagaggttTGGAAAG aagtgGAAGCGTGTGTGGTGCGTCCTGTACAGAGAGAGTTCCTGTTCGATTTCCAGACTGGAGTTCTTTGAGTGTAAAGATGGAGGCAGTGTGGAGAAGAACGACAAGAGTCTACGCAAACAGCAGGAGCACAAGAAG GTGATCCGTCTGGCGGACTGTATCCGGGTGTCTGAGGTGGAGATGGACGGATGTCCCAGAGACACGGGACCCTTCCTGATCGAGACCACAGAGAAAATCTACGTGTTTGCCGCAGACCGACTGCAACTGGACGACTGGACACACAAACTGTGTGAGATCGCCTTCCCt atgaagtGGACAGAGCACGGGGTGAAGAGAGGCAGCCTGCAGAGAGGACACagagtggaggaagaggaggggatggAGGACAACTCACTGTACAGCGGCAGAGAGACAg tGCGTGACTTCAGAGTGTGTGTTCGGAGGACGGAGGCGTCCGATCGCTGCAGGCTGAAGGGAGATGGGTTCCTGCGAGCAGACGTGGACGCTCTCCTCCTGATGGACAAGAGCGGTGACGTGGTGTACACCTGGCCGTACAGATACCTGCGCCGCTTTGGACGAGAcaag TCCACCTTCTCCTTCGAGGCCGGCCGGCGGTGCGACTCCGGCGAGGGCAGCTTTGAGTTCGACACCAAGCAGGGGAACTTCCTGTTTCAGGCGGTGGAGGCCGCCATCAACCTGCAGAGGATCTCCCTGCCCCAGAGGCAGACGTCCGGGGGGGGCCAGCTGAGTCCAGAGACCCCCCAGGACATGAGCCTGCCCCCCCTGCCCCTCAACCCGCCCCTGACCCAGAGCAGGACGCCACCGCTGCCGCAGCCACGCAGCCATGTCCCACAACCCCCTGCTGCTCAG CAGGCAGCTGACGGCGTGTACAGCATGGTGACTGAAACTCCAAACCACCAGATGATTCatcacaaagacaaagagagctcctcttcctcacagcagcagcagcgcccCCAGATG TCTCATCTGGAGCCTCCGGTCGACAAAGTGCTGACGGGTGTGAAGAGTTTGACCTTGGACACTCGTGGCGTCCCCATCCCGCGTAAGAACCAGGTCAAGATGATCTCCAGCTGCCCTCTGCCTCACGCCGGCCCCGAGCCTGGCCCCCACTCGGCCCCGGGCCCCGGCTCCAAACTGGACCAGATGTACTCCCAGATCACCCTGCCAGCCGCTGCAGAGCGAGGCACcaagagggagaagaggagtgGCGGCACCCCTCCTGTTGTCCACCCGGAGCCGGAGTATTCGCTCCCCTTCGACACCATCGCTGTGAACACCATGGCCGACATCCTGAAGTCCCATCATGCTCACAGACCTGAGTCCGGCGCCGACCCGCTCTACGACAGCATCGATGAGATGAAGATCAGGAACATCTTCACAAGTGATGCCACTGCCGCCACCGGGCCAACATACGGGAAGATTGAGCACATCTACGATGAGCCCGAAGGCTGCGCCGTCCCCACCGCCACACAGAAACCTCCCACCTCGTTGTACGACGACCCcgaggagatgagaggagacGCCTGGAGGATTATGGGTACCCCTGCTGACCCTAAGGGTCATGAGTACCCGTACAACCCGCGGGTGGACGACTACGCCGTTCCCAAACGAGCCAAGAGGGCGATTCCTGTTGCACAAAGCactgatgaagaggaagaagaagagagggaggagccacagggggaggaggaagaggaggagcagagggaggagcagCAGGATTCACCGTACAACAACGTGATGGTGAAGATGGCGTAG
- the dok2 gene encoding docking protein 2 isoform X3 — MEEDIRKKGMLYLQQQRFGKKWKRVWCVLYRESSCSISRLEFFECKDGGSVEKNDKSLRKQQEHKKVIRLADCIRVSEVEMDGCPRDTGPFLIETTEKIYVFAADRLQLDDWTHKLCEIAFPMKWTEHGVKRGSLQRGHRVEEEEGMEDNSLYSGRETVVRDFRVCVRRTEASDRCRLKGDGFLRADVDALLLMDKSGDVVYTWPYRYLRRFGRDKSTFSFEAGRRCDSGEGSFEFDTKQGNFLFQAVEAAINLQRISLPQRQTSGGGQLSPETPQDMSLPPLPLNPPLTQSRTPPLPQPRSHVPQPPAAQAADGVYSMVTETPNHQMIHHKDKESSSSSQQQQRPQMSHLEPPVDKVLTGVKSLTLDTRGVPIPRKNQVKMISSCPLPHAGPEPGPHSAPGPGSKLDQMYSQITLPAAAERGTKREKRSGGTPPVVHPEPEYSLPFDTIAVNTMADILKSHHAHRPESGADPLYDSIDEMKIRNIFTSDATAATGPTYGKIEHIYDEPEGCAVPTATQKPPTSLYDDPEEMRGDAWRIMGTPADPKGHEYPYNPRVDDYAVPKRAKRAIPVAQSTDEEEEEEREEPQGEEEEEEQREEQQDSPYNNVMVKMA, encoded by the exons ATGGAGGAGGACATCAGGAAGAAGGGGATGCTgtacctgcagcagcagaggttTGGAAAG aagtgGAAGCGTGTGTGGTGCGTCCTGTACAGAGAGAGTTCCTGTTCGATTTCCAGACTGGAGTTCTTTGAGTGTAAAGATGGAGGCAGTGTGGAGAAGAACGACAAGAGTCTACGCAAACAGCAGGAGCACAAGAAG GTGATCCGTCTGGCGGACTGTATCCGGGTGTCTGAGGTGGAGATGGACGGATGTCCCAGAGACACGGGACCCTTCCTGATCGAGACCACAGAGAAAATCTACGTGTTTGCCGCAGACCGACTGCAACTGGACGACTGGACACACAAACTGTGTGAGATCGCCTTCCCt atgaagtGGACAGAGCACGGGGTGAAGAGAGGCAGCCTGCAGAGAGGACACagagtggaggaagaggaggggatggAGGACAACTCACTGTACAGCGGCAGAGAGACAg tagtGCGTGACTTCAGAGTGTGTGTTCGGAGGACGGAGGCGTCCGATCGCTGCAGGCTGAAGGGAGATGGGTTCCTGCGAGCAGACGTGGACGCTCTCCTCCTGATGGACAAGAGCGGTGACGTGGTGTACACCTGGCCGTACAGATACCTGCGCCGCTTTGGACGAGAcaag TCCACCTTCTCCTTCGAGGCCGGCCGGCGGTGCGACTCCGGCGAGGGCAGCTTTGAGTTCGACACCAAGCAGGGGAACTTCCTGTTTCAGGCGGTGGAGGCCGCCATCAACCTGCAGAGGATCTCCCTGCCCCAGAGGCAGACGTCCGGGGGGGGCCAGCTGAGTCCAGAGACCCCCCAGGACATGAGCCTGCCCCCCCTGCCCCTCAACCCGCCCCTGACCCAGAGCAGGACGCCACCGCTGCCGCAGCCACGCAGCCATGTCCCACAACCCCCTGCTGCTCAG GCAGCTGACGGCGTGTACAGCATGGTGACTGAAACTCCAAACCACCAGATGATTCatcacaaagacaaagagagctcctcttcctcacagcagcagcagcgcccCCAGATG TCTCATCTGGAGCCTCCGGTCGACAAAGTGCTGACGGGTGTGAAGAGTTTGACCTTGGACACTCGTGGCGTCCCCATCCCGCGTAAGAACCAGGTCAAGATGATCTCCAGCTGCCCTCTGCCTCACGCCGGCCCCGAGCCTGGCCCCCACTCGGCCCCGGGCCCCGGCTCCAAACTGGACCAGATGTACTCCCAGATCACCCTGCCAGCCGCTGCAGAGCGAGGCACcaagagggagaagaggagtgGCGGCACCCCTCCTGTTGTCCACCCGGAGCCGGAGTATTCGCTCCCCTTCGACACCATCGCTGTGAACACCATGGCCGACATCCTGAAGTCCCATCATGCTCACAGACCTGAGTCCGGCGCCGACCCGCTCTACGACAGCATCGATGAGATGAAGATCAGGAACATCTTCACAAGTGATGCCACTGCCGCCACCGGGCCAACATACGGGAAGATTGAGCACATCTACGATGAGCCCGAAGGCTGCGCCGTCCCCACCGCCACACAGAAACCTCCCACCTCGTTGTACGACGACCCcgaggagatgagaggagacGCCTGGAGGATTATGGGTACCCCTGCTGACCCTAAGGGTCATGAGTACCCGTACAACCCGCGGGTGGACGACTACGCCGTTCCCAAACGAGCCAAGAGGGCGATTCCTGTTGCACAAAGCactgatgaagaggaagaagaagagagggaggagccacagggggaggaggaagaggaggagcagagggaggagcagCAGGATTCACCGTACAACAACGTGATGGTGAAGATGGCGTAG